The sequence below is a genomic window from Dioscorea cayenensis subsp. rotundata cultivar TDr96_F1 chromosome 6, TDr96_F1_v2_PseudoChromosome.rev07_lg8_w22 25.fasta, whole genome shotgun sequence.
ATACACATtgtaaacttaaaaaaaacctaCCGTCTCTAAAGAAAATGTTGACCTACTATGACAACATtactttctttttctatatttttattttttgttggtgAGCTAAGAGatatttacaaaacaatgaaaGGCTCTTCTAATACcagataatatatatacagtcttcatttttttttggggggctATTTTTGGTCTGATTCTCAGAGTTAAGTGCAGGTAGAGTTCAGGGATCTGGGCGCAGTGGATGAAATACCACCAAATCTCTCATCATCTTGACACTGATCGCATGGTCGTCGATGAGGATTGAGGTTGTTCTCGGCCTCTGAAGTTTCACTTGGTGGTTGTCGAAGCAGCCAATTAAGTCCTATCTCGCTAATCCTACAGCTTGTCTTCTAACTTAGGTCAAACCCAGCCTCTGCGTTTATCGCATATAGCAATTTAGATTGCATTTGTTCCTTGCTGCACATATCAACATATCATCAAGTGATTAACTCAATATTGATACGATGCACATCAATATCGATATTTTTCACTTCCAAGTATAGCAAAAAGAATACACTAAACATGTACTGCTTATGTCACACTGTTGAAGAAAAACCAATGCAAGATGTTTCCTAGATTAGTGACATTAAGCATTTGGATGATCATTATGGTGTTTTCAAACAAGGAAATTTGCCCCAGTTAATATGGGCCATTTGTGATGCCTTCCAATATCTATGACTGCTGAAACTAGAACATGCCGATCAATTCGTGACATTTTTTTTGCTCTAAAATAGCATCATTGTGGAAGAGAATCAAGTGAAGTTGCATTTGTGCTTACCTTCTATATGGTGGAAGCTTCAGCAGATTCATACATGTTGCTGAAGTTGGTAATCGGTCAAGGTCGTCCTCAGTCACATTTAGTGGAGCAACCCTAAGTACCCAGGTGAAGCCCCATGAAGTAACAAGTGCTAAAAATGGCAAGATTAACTATCAAAAGAAGGGAAGAAGGTCATACCTTTGAATACAGAACTTTGGTTCTAAATACTTGAACCCAAGGAGCGGGCCTCGAGAACAACCAGTCACAAACCTGGAATATATCACCCAACTCAAACTCTAGCATGTGTAGTTTATTGCATATTATATAGATTAACAAATTAAACCCAGTATCATCAAGCATGTCAAGTCATCTTCAAGTAATAAAAGTTGCTTAAAACCAGAACTAAGTCCACATAAATATGAAATTCTTATAGTAAAATCAAGCATTATTTACTGAAAAGCTCATGCTAGTAAAACACATTGTAAATGCATGCAGCTAGTAAAGAACTGAATGTGAATCTCCTAAAATACCTAAAGCCAGTAATATAACTTCCATTTTGCATGAAAAGACACTCTGATACAGATACTGATACTCTTATCTATATGTGCTTGACATCATTGATGTTCAAAATTACATGTCATAGAAAATAACCTTCAAGgttttaattttggaattttagAGCACAAGAATTATGCAATATACTTGTGCTTCGTTATATACCATGTTCAATATTGATGAATAGTTGTATGACAAGTATTTTAAATTAAGCAAACTGTCCATATCAAAATGTAAtggcaaaataaaatcaataacagCAAATATGACattaagataaaaatgaaaagactcACTTGAGAAATTTTTTCTGATGTTCCAGCGAAAAGCTTTTGAGAACTTCCCAAAACATCACAATCACACGATGATCCTATCAAGATGTCATTCAATTTTAAGAATGGTCATACAGTTACATATGCCAAGTTCAGACAAGAGGCATGGCAAATGCAAGATTAGTCTTATGAACATATCACAAGAAAGGAAAATTGCCCttcaaaatagaagaaaattgtTTGCCCTCTAGTACTACCACTTGGCGATATTTATGCCTTTGTCAAGGCATGCTTTGTTAAAAGCTTGTGATTAATTAGATACTCAAAATTATCCACAGCAAGAAACATGACTAATTCCATtttagaaacataatgaaagcaGGATCTTGATTGCATATCCTTTTCAACAAAGCCATTCAAAATATGTTTTGGCTTCATAGCCATAAAAATGCATTTCCATGACACTAACATCCATTGTTTCCAATGAGCTActgagaaaattttaattaatttattctaaATCTGCATTAGTACAGTGCAAATCAAAGTCTAAAGGCACTCATAGTGGACTATCTTGATATATCAGAAAGGGTAATGTCTCCTCCAACATAGATAGGGTGCATTGTAGAATAAAGAAGAGAGTGATGATTTATCATCTAAAAAGCTGAACACAACAAATCTTTGGAGTGACAATTTATTTGCAATATTATAGATGATGATATACAGCTATAATTTGCTTGAACATCATCTGCTTCAAAAAACCCAATAATAGCTTTCAATTGATTATGAAACAATTATACCGTTCTCAGAgttaaaattcaaattctttGATGTTACaagtaaaaatagtaataaaacaaTTGTTCAACTTACCTGATGATAACCACCAGAATAATGTGCATTAGAACGTAAGTCATCAACATCCAAGCTTTCCAGTGAGCCTGAGATAAGAAGCTGGCCAAAACTCAATATTAGACAAGTAAACAGTCAATTAAACAACTCACAACATAAATACAGATTGCCTTTTGCATTTGGAGAAAGGAATGTACTAATATACTagaataacataaaaattacaGAGATGCACAGTAgtcaatcaattaaaaaatgaaaatacagaaGAGCCATGCATACACAATAAGATTTggcaaacaagaaaagaagctcACTTAGGAGCtcttaattttttcttcttcttttttttgtcattttttttttttggtaaataaaaacaaaaaaaattatcatagtAACTGGACAATGagatagacattaaaaaaaatcacctgAATTTCATGTTCACTGAACATTTCTATCCATTCTTTCTGAATAAGCTGCTGGAAACCTCGCAAGAAATGTAAACTTTGATGGCGAATCTGTCAtggaaagaaattaaattaagtgAGCAGGTTAAAACGAGCAAAATGCAAATGAAGAACATCAAACTGTTGACAATCACCTGATAATTCAAACGATGATTGGCAATAAGGTGAATATATGTAATAACATTTTCATTTGTAACACGAGTATCTTTCCCGCCAGGAAGCAGGTCTTCTTCCGTTTGTTCTCCATATTCATTaattacaacaacaaaatataattcTAGCTCTGAAATATCACCTTGATAATGCTGTAAAACAGACCACAAGTTAACATaaccacaaaaaaagaaaaaataaaaaaagcacacTCATAAGTTGGGAAGGGAAGGGAAGGGAATGTTTTTACAAGTAAAACTGAATTGATAAAACACATAGTAccctataagaaaatatttttacaataacaATTATGACTAGCATACAATTGTGATGGATCCGAGTTTCTAATCTGTTAGCAATAAATAagtaatccaataaaaaaacaatattccaGTGTaactaacaaaaaaacaacattaaaaaaaaaatggtggtgTCATCAACAAGCCAGAAAGAAATACCTTTAAGAAAAGTAGGTGGCAATAAAATTCTGGATCTAGCGATGGGAGGTCATTTAGATAATTGTACCTGATTACCAACAGATAGATATTACTGCAGGGAGACAATAATTAAACGATTATACTTGAAAAATAATCAGCTAATTTAATCTGGTTAAGGTACAAGAAATAACAGGCAACTAAGAAATCAGAccataaaatggataaatgtATGTGTCATCAAACTTTATGTCCCATACATCATTGCATCAAAATGCAACCATAGAAGTTCGTTATCCAACCAAGATCAAAAGGTAAAACAATATTTGAAGGTAAGACAACTCGGTAATGCATCTTTACACACTTCTCCATTTAACAAAGCCAACATTACAGGAGATCACAATAACTTACTTTTGTTTCAGTTTGCTGAGAAAATACATAGCAAATGGTAAATCAACAAGAATGCCTTCATACATTGCCTGCAAGAGTATTGCAACAGGCATCATTATCCAACAAAAGTTCTGTCTgctgaaaatttgaaaagactTGCATAAAACATCAACAGTAGtaacaaaaaatcaaacaaggTAATGGCAATTACATAAGCAAAATATATGCTAATCA
It includes:
- the LOC120263396 gene encoding E3 ubiquitin-protein ligase UPL6-like, translating into MYEGILVDLPFAMYFLSKLKQKYNYLNDLPSLDPEFYCHLLFLKHYQGDISELELYFVVVINEYGEQTEEDLLPGGKDTRVTNENVITYIHLIANHRLNYQIRHQSLHFLRGFQQLIQKEWIEMFSEHEIQLLISGSLESLDVDDLRSNAHYSGGYHQDHRVIVMFWEVLKSFSLEHQKKFLKFVTGCSRGPLLGFKYLEPKFCIQRVAPLNVTEDDLDRLPTSATCMNLLKLPPYRSKEQMQSKLLYAINAEAGFDLS